The window GCAGACATGGATTTTGATTGTGGCATGTCAATCACTTTGGCTAACCCAAAATCACCAACATGAGCCTCAAAATTTTCATCAAGAAGAATGTTATTAGATTTTATATCCCGGTGAATAATCTTTGGCTTGCAATCATGGTGCAAGTAGGCAAGACCCTCAGCAGCACCAAGAGCAATCATGAACCGAATTGGCCACTCCAAATTGGTAGCAGAACCATGCAACACTTCACCTAAGCTTCCCCTCTCCATGTACTCATAAAGCAGCAGATTGGAGCCTTGGTGATAGCAGAATCCATAAAGCTTCACAATGTTTCTATGCCGAATCTTCCCCAGTGTCAGTATCTCAGCTCTAAAACTATTCTCAATGTTGTTCCCTTCCCTGTTTGATGCTAACTTCTTAACTGCAATCGTCTTCCCGGACTTCATCACCGCCTTGTAAACCGTCCCACAGGCTCCCCTGCCAATCACATAGCTCTCATGAAATCTTTTCGTTGCCTCAACAAGATCCTGGAATGTGAAGCCGTCCTTCGGAGGAAAATAGATATCCGAATCAAGGCAGGGAGATTCCGTGTCTCTCAAGGAACTCGTGGAATTGAACGGCCATctcataacatataaaataactaaaattaagaTGAGAGAAACGCTGCCCACGGTGGCTGCAGCGATCATGACTATTTTAGCACGGCGAGAATCATCATGTCTAACCGGAGGAAAACCACGAGAAGACAGATCGGAGTTGCATTCATTGAGAGGTCTACCACAGAGGTCGTTGTTACCACCAAGAAAACTGCTTGCAGCCATATTTTGGAAGATCTTATCTGAAGGTATTGGTCCGGAGAGGTTGTTGTATGAGAAATTGCATCCCAGCAAGCTTGAAAGCTGGTCGAATGAGCTTGGAATTTCGCCATCCAAATGATTGTTATTGAGATAGATATActcaagcatattgagattaccGAGCTGAGATGGTATTCTCCCAGAAAGATTATTGTAACTGAGATCCATTCCAATCTGCAAGGTCGAGAGGCGACCGAGCTGAGCCGGAATTTCGCCGGAAAACAAATTGCCATCCAGTTGCAGCCAGTTCAAATGAGATAGATTACCTATTTCTTCAGGGATTTTTCCAGAGAGTTCATTGCCAGAGAGTTTGAGAATCTCCAAATGTTCAAGTGTTCCTATGTTGTTGGGCAAGGAACCAATAAACTTGTTCTTACTGAGATCCAGCCTTTGCAGCTTCTGGCACCTAAAGATTTCGGATGGGATTGTTCCAGTGAAGTGGTTTGATGAAACATTGAAGGTCACCAGCTGAGAAAGATTTCCAATTTCCTTAGGTAACTCCAGTGTGAAGTAATTGTTTGCTATGTGAAGCCTTTGTAATTTACTGCAGTTCGCGATCACAGGAGGAATCGGACCACTGAACTTGTTTTCGTTCAACTCGATGGCGATGAAGTTTGGCAGTTTGCAGAGTTCTGAAGGGAAGCCACCTGTAAGCATGTTTCCAACTACAAGCATCTGCGCTAATGACTTGCACTTGAGTATCCCTCTTGGTATGTTTCCATAAAACCGGTTCGATTGAAGGTTCAACAACATCAAATGAGAATTCCAGCATAGATGAGGAGGTATTGTTCCTGTCAAATTGTTATCAGAGAAATCAACCACCCAAAGAGGACTATGAAGTCCAAGTTCTTGAGGGATAACACCACTCAACTTGTTGTCAAAGAGCTGCAACTGGGACATATTAGTCAAGTATTGAAATCCTGAAGGAATCGAGCCGGTAAGGCCATTCATCGACAGGTCGAGCCTTGACAGATTCCTCAAGCTACTGAGCTCATCCGGTATGACACCAATTAAATGGTTCTCGAAAAGAAAGAGCAAGCGCAGGCCACGGATTTTGCTCAGCTCGGATGGGATGTACCCTACTAAAGAGTTCTCTGAGAAATCAATTTCCCTAGCAGAAGAAAGGTTCCCAATTTCCCTTGGAATGGTTCCATTCAGATTGTTTTTGTATAGATACAAAAACTTCAATGACTTGAGGTTCCCAATCTCTGGAGGTATAGGTCCAACAAGATCATTCCAATACAAAGCAAGAATCTCAAGATTGGTTAAATTCCCAATCTCTTTGGGAATAGGCCCTGATAACTGATTGTCCCATAGAATCAATTCTGTTAAATTCTGAAGCATCCCAATCTCACTTGGAAGCTCCCCTGATATATCATTTTGCGCAAGACCGAGATACATCAAGCTTGCGCACCCACTTATTTCCTTTGGCAGTGAACCGGTAATGTTATTCGCCCCGGCTCTGAAAGTCACAAGATTCTTGAGCTTCCCAATGGTACTAGGCAAGGGACCAACAAGAAAATTGCTATAGGCTACCAATTCAACCAATGAAGACAAGTTCCCAAACTCATCTGGAAAAACACCATTGAGTTTGTTGTTGCATATGTTCAAGCTTCTCAAACGAGACAAATTCCCCAGTTCATCAGGAATTGGTCCCTGAAATTggttattgttcaagtaaagataCTCCAAATTCAAGCAATCGCCAATTTCCTTTGGTATTTTTCCACTCAACTTATTGTGAGAAAGATTGAGATAAGTTAGGTGAGTCAAACCTCCAATGCTACTACCATTTAAAATTCCAGAAAGACCCATTGAACTCAAATCAAGGGACATGACAACTGGActtttactattattatattcataaTAAGAGCAATTTACGCCTAACCATTCACATGGAGTTTCATCAGCAGGGTTCCAATTCCGCAAAAGATTATTCTTATCATGGAAACCATTCTTGAGGTCTAGGAGGATTTGCCCCTCTGCGTTCAACCCTTCGGCCGTGCAAAGAATCAGAGATAAAAATAATAGTAAGAGTACAATCACAGAATACCCTTTTGACATCTTAATTTTTGAGACCTGTCACaccaaaaaatgaaataaatcattacataaaacaaaatcaaacaatcactttttgtttttgttatgaaTCAAACTCATGCATCACTCAACTTGTTGTAAGAAACTGGAaccatattaataataataaagtaacaCATACCTTTCAAAAGTGTAGCATCACTCATCAAAGAAGGGATAATAACAAAAGCAGCAAGCACTAAACTTGTGATGCAAAGTGAGAACAACCATTGAGTTTATGAATCTCTAGGCCAAAAATAGGATATACTGTACCCACCCACTGGCCTTTTTAGCATTAAAAAGTGGCAGATCTTTGATCTGTAACAGAATAAATAAACACTCAAGAAATGAAAGGAAGAGATGCACACCATGttcaatcatcaatcatcatcagaAACTGAATATTCTGGGCACTGTGTGCAAGTTGTGTTGTTGGGGAGAGTGCGTAGTGAAAAGGAAATAATGAATAAGTGATGATGAGAATGAAGGGATCGTTTTTGAGGTTGAAGCATTAATGGCCGACAAAGCATGCTTTCATCCTTTCTCTTATTTGGTCATTCTCCGTTGTCCCTAAAACCACACCAAAAGGTTATGGCTACTGGTTTTTTATTTTGTCGTTGTTGCCTTTATTTAACTTTCTATGTTTTGATGGTACCTTTTTTTTCTCTCACTTTCTTTCAAGTGCtgggaaaggaagaagaaagtgtGATGCggcagagaaaaaagagaaatagaggctttaagtttgtttttgagttttttaaatgttttttaagtttgttttgGTTGTGATTGGAAGGTTATTGTTGGTGGTGCTTGGTAGGTAAGTAGGCGCTGAAATAGATGTAGATGTAGCTGTACTGGTATATACTACACACAAGTCATAATAACTCAGATACAATACTCAGTTCCTTTTTTCTACGCGTAACAGATTCGTTCAATCCACGCTGTTTCCGCCACGTGAACTTTGAGTAAATCTTCAAACTCCTTTCactttttttcaattgtttttgaaaagattattactgaaaaaaaatataagtaaataatttttatgtaatcaattttaaataattataattaataattattaattttatattttttaaaaagttaaatttaaataattattaattattaacaataaattaatataaaatataatttaaaaatatttattaatttattattggttagacctctattaattacttaattatattGTATTACTAAATATCGTTAAGGTTTTTTTTTCCCTCTTCGAAATAACATGTTTAATTTATAAGCAAGTGCCAAGCCAATCAAGTACTTTTAAAATAAGAAACCTATTAGAATATGCAatgcactttctttttcttttttttattcactttatttttattttttttattcaaaattttttattaatgatgAATCTAATTTTTAGTAATGATGATGAATGGGATTTGTGGGTGATGTTACAATGAAGtagaaagaggagaaagaaagaaaaaaattacataaattttaagaaataaataaataaagaattttttgtaACTAAcatgtaaaattttttaatttaaacaaaaaaattgtgtttttctTACGGTATTATAGACTTTTTTTATgcgaataaaaaaaatacattctttttacataaacataaaaaattttatattaataatcacATTAAAAATATAGGACAATCACACATAactgttttaaaataaataaataaaaaaaataaatataaaataaagagatgtaaataaataaatttagtattaatgttcattataattaatatctcaatataataaaaatgattcatatatatatatatatatatatatatatatatatatatatatatatatatatatatatagtaacgtatatagaaaagagaagaatgttTATATATTATCGTAGCATGTAAACAAAGAGAAGAGTGCTTTGTTATTGTTGCGTAAATTGCATCTGATcgtactcctatttatacatgcaTAAAGTCCTCATTTTTTACCTTCATTAAATGTGATTTCTCTTGGTAACATGACATTTCACCATGGAAGTTGAGCCGCCCATGTTAAATGGGCACTCATCTCATACTTATAACAACACTCTCCCATGGATGACCATTTTGGATTATGTCTCattaaaattttactaaaaaaaaaattcaatggaaaaaaattttagtgaaggaaagagtacaatatcctttgtgatgaggattgtctcattaaaaaccttgtcaagaaaaattcaatagggagaaaaacctgaccaagaaaaaaaagaatacagTCTCCTCTTTTTGCCAACAATATTTTATATcttgaaatcggcgcatcccaatctgatgtaccaatatttcaaaggaggattttggaattgactttgtaaataaatctgccagattatcgctTGAGCGGATTTGTTGGACACCAACTGTTCCttaattttgaagatcatgagtgaaaaaGAATTAGGGAGAAATAtactttgatgtatccacccttaagttgagcaatacatgctgtattattttcaaacagaacagttggaactatcttatgatcaattagtccaaatgatgacagaatatattggattaaactccttagccaaaaacactcgcgactagcttcatgtatcgctagtatttcggcatgaCTAGGGGATGTTGCTGTAATTGTCTATTTCGTGAaactccatgatatagctgtaccaccatatgtgaacaggtatcctgtttgaaaTCTCCCTTtttgtggatcagacaagtatccaacatttgcatagccaactaattatgacttggattcatatggataaaacaaaCCCATATCAACTGTTTTATGAAGATatcaaaaaatttgtttgattctattccaATGTCTTATGGTTGGAGGAGAACTATACCTTACTAGTAAGTTCACCATAAATgtaaatgatatgtcaggtcatgtattattagcaagatacattagcactCCAATAGCTCCAACTGTTTGAGCCACAAGCATCCAAGAATGTGACCAAGTTGAGCAAGAAAAACACAAGGAGTGGAGTAGAGGAGCTGGCTAAAGCATTGGAGGAAGGAGAATTAGGAAGTACTAGCCTCTATCAAGCCCTTTCCTTCAAGAAAAACCAGCAGCCTCACCATCTTCAccaacctcttcttcttcaaaatttaaCAATGAAATTCACACCAACCAtccttcaagaactcctttcaaGCTGGCCGAATTCGGGTCAAGGAGGGAGACCATAACCGAAAAGAAACTTCAAGAAAGTTACAAGAGGGGGTTAGGAATAAATTCAATATCTTAAGTAACACAAGAGTTAAGAGTTAAGTAGCTATATATGTTGGTATATGTGGCTATGatgattgttgatgatatttgttGTTAATAATGGCTGAttgtgatgattgatgatgaattagatgatgaatattgatgaTTATGTTGTTTGAAATTTTGGTTGTTTGAACCAAAACTTTGGAATCTCACCAAATGTGTGAATGATGAAATATTATTCTTGGGTCTGTGATGAATTAATAGACAAGTAAGAATGACTAAGTGGAGATAGAATTATAATTTTAGAGTTATAGGCGTAGATATAAGATTTGGTATATAAGGTTGTAAAAATTGCTCATGCAGAATTTCTGCATAATCAACagtgaattaaaataatttttgggaGCAGTTTAGACTACTATTTTAGATAAAGTTATTTTTACATGAAACTTTAGTATGTCTTGAATGTcctataaaaattttagaatttgctGATAAGTAGATTGggagaaatgaatttttgaaaattgatcaTTTCTGTAGAAAATTCTGTCCTCTTGCTGTagaagcaccaacttccaactaaATTAACTTCAAATGTTGACAAGAGATTAAGTTGAAACTAGtgaaaatttaaagttttatatGTTTATAATACTCAGTTTAAATTTCAGACTTATGCCATgtttataaaaatagttatacATGTGAGAAGGTGATTAGCTCACTGCCCTTTTCAACTAGCTTCCACTAAAACAGGGCCATATTTCAAGCTATATAACTTTTTGATGTGATATGGTATTGAataggggtgtgcaaaaaaactggtttcactgaactgaattgaaactgaactgaaactgttttaaataaaccagtttttttaaataaaaaactaaattgaaaccatagtttttatgaaaaaccagtttattaaaaaccagtttttatggttcagtttagttttaaaccaaattaaaattggttttatttaaactccaaaattaattttacatactctttctttctctttctcccttctctctctctctcccccttctctctctctctctctatctctctctctctctctctccatctccCTTCCCATCTCtcactctctcctctccctctctctctctctcacccccttcctttttctccctctccctctttttcctctctctctcccccctccaCCTCTCCttcccccttccttcttctctctcctcccctctctctctctcccctttttttctctctctcctctccctcctctctctctgtccctcccctctttcttcctctctctcttcttctcc is drawn from Arachis hypogaea cultivar Tifrunner chromosome 12, arahy.Tifrunner.gnm2.J5K5, whole genome shotgun sequence and contains these coding sequences:
- the LOC112727507 gene encoding uncharacterized protein isoform X2 — encoded protein: MVSKIKMSKGYSVIVLLLLFLSLILCTAEGLNAEGQILLDLKNGFHDKNNLLRNWNPADETPCEWLGVNCSYYEYNNSKSPVVMSLDLSSMGLSGILNGSSIGGLTHLTYLNLSHNKLSGKIPKEIGDCLNLEYLYLNNNQFQGPIPDELGNLSRLRSLNICNNKLNGVFPDEFGNLSSLVELVAYSNFLVGPLPSTIGKLKNLVTFRAGANNITGSLPKEISGCASLMYLGLAQNDISGELPSEIGMLQNLTELILWDNQLSGPIPKEIGNLTNLEILALYWNDLVGPIPPEIGNLKSLKFLYLYKNNLNGTIPREIGNLSSAREIDFSENSLVGYIPSELSKIRGLRLLFLFENHLIGVIPDELSSLRNLSRLDLSMNGLTGSIPSGFQYLTNMSQLQLFDNKLSGVIPQELGLHSPLWVVDFSDNNLTGTIPPHLCWNSHLMLLNLQSNRFYGNIPRGILKCKSLAQMLVVGNMLTGGFPSELCKLPNFIAIELNENKFSGPIPPVIANCSKLQRLHIANNYFTLELPKEIGNLSQLVTFNVSSNHFTGTIPSEIFRCQKLQRLDLSKNKFIGSLPNNIGTLEHLEILKLSGNELSGKIPEEIGNLSHLNWLQLDGNLFSGEIPAQLGRLSTLQIGMDLSYNNLSGRIPSQLGNLNMLEYIYLNNNHLDGEIPSSFDQLSSLLGCNFSYNNLSGPIPSDKIFQNMAASSFLGGNNDLCGRPLNECNSDLSSRGFPPVRHDDSRRAKIVMIAAATVGSVSLILILVILYVMRWPFNSTSSLRDTESPCLDSDIYFPPKDGFTFQDLVEATKRFHESYVIGRGACGTVYKAVMKSGKTIAVKKLASNREGNNIENSFRAEILTLGKIRHRNIVKLYGFCYHQGSNLLLYEYMERGSLGEVLHGSATNLEWPIRFMIALGAAEGLAYLHHDCKPKIIHRDIKSNNILLDENFEAHVGDFGLAKVIDMPQSKSMSAVAGSYGYIAPEYAYTMKVTEKCDIYSYGVVLLELLTGRAPVQPLEQGGDLVTWVRTHIRSHNNVLTQGILDNRIDLEEQVTVNHMLTVLKIALLCTSMSPSERPSMREVVLMLIESNEREGNLTLTRTNHDLPSKDATH
- the LOC112727507 gene encoding uncharacterized protein isoform X1: MSKGYSVIVLLLLFLSLILCTAEGLNAEGQILLDLKNGFHDKNNLLRNWNPADETPCEWLGVNCSYYEYNNSKSPVVMSLDLSSMGLSGILNGSSIGGLTHLTYLNLSHNKLSGKIPKEIGDCLNLEYLYLNNNQFQGPIPDELGNLSRLRSLNICNNKLNGVFPDEFGNLSSLVELVAYSNFLVGPLPSTIGKLKNLVTFRAGANNITGSLPKEISGCASLMYLGLAQNDISGELPSEIGMLQNLTELILWDNQLSGPIPKEIGNLTNLEILALYWNDLVGPIPPEIGNLKSLKFLYLYKNNLNGTIPREIGNLSSAREIDFSENSLVGYIPSELSKIRGLRLLFLFENHLIGVIPDELSSLRNLSRLDLSMNGLTGSIPSGFQYLTNMSQLQLFDNKLSGVIPQELGLHSPLWVVDFSDNNLTGTIPPHLCWNSHLMLLNLQSNRFYGNIPRGILKCKSLAQMLVVGNMLTGGFPSELCKLPNFIAIELNENKFSGPIPPVIANCSKLQRLHIANNYFTLELPKEIGNLSQLVTFNVSSNHFTGTIPSEIFRCQKLQRLDLSKNKFIGSLPNNIGTLEHLEILKLSGNELSGKIPEEIGNLSHLNWLQLDGNLFSGEIPAQLGRLSTLQIGMDLSYNNLSGRIPSQLGNLNMLEYIYLNNNHLDGEIPSSFDQLSSLLGCNFSYNNLSGPIPSDKIFQNMAASSFLGGNNDLCGRPLNECNSDLSSRGFPPVRHDDSRRAKIVMIAAATVGSVSLILILVILYVMRWPFNSTSSLRDTESPCLDSDIYFPPKDGFTFQDLVEATKRFHESYVIGRGACGTVYKAVMKSGKTIAVKKLASNREGNNIENSFRAEILTLGKIRHRNIVKLYGFCYHQGSNLLLYEYMERGSLGEVLHGSATNLEWPIRFMIALGAAEGLAYLHHDCKPKIIHRDIKSNNILLDENFEAHVGDFGLAKVIDMPQSKSMSAVAGSYGYIAPEYAYTMKVTEKCDIYSYGVVLLELLTGRAPVQPLEQGGDLVTWVRTHIRSHNNVLTQGILDNRIDLEEQVTVNHMLTVLKIALLCTSMSPSERPSMREVVLMLIESNEREGNLTLTRTNHDLPSKDATH